In the genome of Actinomadura graeca, one region contains:
- a CDS encoding creatininase family protein yields MTANEPVLWSKLSTTEIRDAVQRAHATVIWPIGATEQHGPHLPVDVDHVLAASIAERVSARTGIPVLPTLPITSSWYWRGWPGTLSISAATLGAVLLEVCSGLAASGVRRLILLNAHGGNIPALMEFPDRASQAVPDLAVRVLHWWEASPRVTALANRDTAPGDGGYRVTHANVGETSLYMALDAGTVRLDRIDAEPDLDAVPRFYFRPTAEFSPNGVFGHPSGATPEQGRELLKIVIDDIVALTERAAAEMLADGA; encoded by the coding sequence ATGACCGCCAACGAACCGGTCCTCTGGTCCAAGCTGAGCACCACCGAGATCCGGGACGCGGTGCAGCGTGCGCACGCGACGGTCATATGGCCGATCGGCGCGACCGAACAGCACGGGCCGCACCTGCCCGTCGATGTCGACCACGTGCTCGCGGCGAGCATCGCCGAGCGTGTCTCGGCCCGCACAGGGATTCCCGTCCTGCCGACGCTACCGATCACCTCCTCGTGGTACTGGCGGGGCTGGCCGGGAACTCTGTCGATCAGCGCCGCCACACTCGGTGCCGTACTCCTTGAGGTCTGTTCCGGACTCGCCGCATCGGGTGTCCGCCGGCTGATCCTGCTCAACGCCCACGGCGGCAACATTCCGGCACTGATGGAGTTCCCGGACCGGGCGTCCCAGGCGGTCCCCGACCTCGCCGTCCGCGTCCTCCATTGGTGGGAGGCGTCCCCGCGGGTGACGGCACTCGCCAACCGCGACACCGCCCCAGGCGACGGCGGATACCGGGTGACGCACGCCAACGTGGGCGAGACCTCGCTGTACATGGCGCTCGACGCCGGAACGGTCCGGCTCGACCGGATCGACGCCGAACCGGATCTGGACGCCGTCCCGCGCTTCTACTTCCGTCCCACCGCCGAGTTCAGCCCGAACGGCGTCTTCGGTCACCCGAGCGGAGCGACGCCGGAGCAGGGCCGTGAACTGCTCAAGATCGTGATCGATGACATCGTGGCGCTGACGGAGCGGGCGGCGGCCGAGATGCTCGCCGACGGGGCATGA